In Pyrus communis chromosome 11, drPyrComm1.1, whole genome shotgun sequence, the sequence TTTGATCCCCGTCCTTTTAGTTTTCGGAATTTGAATCCTGTTGTTTTGTTTAGTTAGCAATTAAGTCCTACAAGTCTAAAATTGTTAAGAAAAAAACAGAACGAAATGATTAAGGTTTGAGTCGATTGCAAATGTGGAGAGAACAAAATGCCCTCACATATGGTAGTTGTATGTTATTTGAAGCTTCGAATCTAATGTTCaagttcaacataatttaatATTTGGACTCGATTGCAAACTGCACCAACTACAGAGCTAAAACCGTGAATATTAAAGTAATATGAACCAAATTGGAAACGACAAAAATTGTCtcgataatatatatatatatatatatatatatatgtgtgtgtgtgtgtgtgtgtatgtgtatttatatatatatgtgtacaaGGTAGGGTCTGTTCCAACAGATCTCCAGGCATTTGAGAAACCACCAAAACTGAGTTTCCACAGTGACATAGAGTTCTCCAGCCATGTCTCTGGTGCAAGGCAAATGGATCAAGGTCTGTTCCCTTTCACTAATTTCCTTTCAACTTCTGTTTAATTTAGATCATCAGCTTAATTTCAAGGATTAATTACTCAAAATTTGATGAAACCCTAATTGCAGTTGTACTATATTTCATCATCAAATGCTTATCCAAACTCTGTGGtgcatatatatttatttttttaattttatttctctcttctcctttgtaattttgttagggtttagggtttagattGTTTGGTTAAAGATTGGATCTTTTTACATGTTCAGCTTGCATTGGATTTTCCCATCTTCCTTAAAATCAATGAAAACACTTGAAAATCTCCATGATTTGATGTAGACGTTACAACTATAATCTGAATTACAGATTGAGTCAGACGTTTGTTGCTTTTTTAAGTAGATATGCTCTCTTTTTGGTTACTTTGGAAGAGAATCAAACTCTTCACCTATCTTAATCCTAACTTATTATCCTGCAATCACCCACTTTAGTTGACCCGAAGAGCGTTTAAAGTATAATCTTTACATGTTTAGATTCACAACATAAGAAAAGTTTGAACACCCATATGAATGTCTTACTCATTACCCCAAATGATAAGATAAAATCTCTTCTACATCGTCAGATTATAACGTGTAGTGTGATCTCGATTGGTATATTGTTTGTTGCAAAATGTGACTCTGTTGCTAGCATGACTTCCATTTCCCCACAATTTTAAcatattatttgtttgtttccaGTTACTTGGTTACATCCATCAGAACCTACTGAAAGTTTCTTCTGCATTTGTCCAATTTTTTCCTTCataaaaatcatttgaaaaatgtagtttgaaaatatgaaacaaatagtTTTATTCATTACAAAGTTATCTTACTTGTATCCATTTGTAAATCTGTATCACTGTGTCAGCTTGATCAAAAGGGGACTGGTCCTGGAGCAAGAAGCTCACATGCCATTACCCTAGTAGGACAGAAGGCCTATGTTTTCGGAGGCGAATTCACGCCACGTGTCCCCGTCGACAACAAGCTCCACGTGTTTGACCTCAAGGAGTTGACGTGGTCCGTGATCGAAGGAACCGGGGATGTCCCACCGCCACGTGTTGGTGTGACATTGGTAGCTGTTGGAGAAATTATTTACGTATTTGGAGGTAGGGATTATGAACACAATGAACTCAATGAGCTCTATTCATTTGACACATCCACAAACAAGTGGACTCTAATTTCAAGTGGGGACACCGGGCCCCCTCACCGGAGTTACCACTCAGTCGCCTCCAATGACCGTCATGTATACATATTCGGTGGATGTGGTGTCGCCGGCCGCCTCAATGATCTTTGGGCCTACAATGTCATTGATCAAAAGTGGATACAATACCCAAATCCGGGTGACAGTTTGAAGGGGAGGGGTGGGCCGGGCCTGCTAGAGGTCCAAGGGAAAATATGGGTTGTGTATGGCTTTGCTGGAGAGGAAGTGGATGATGTACACATCTTTGATCCAGCCCAGGGTAAGTGGGCCCAAGTTGAGACAAGCGGCGAGAAACCAACAGCTCGGAGCGTATTTTCTACAGTAGCAATTGGTAAATATATAATCATATACGGCGGTGAAGTGGACCCAAGTGACTTGGGCCACTTGGGTGCTGGGAAATTTGCTGCTGAGGTTTATGCATTGGACACTGAAACATTGCTGTGGAAGAGGTGGGATGATGGCCTGGGCTCGGACCATCATCCCGGGCCTCGCGGTTGGTGTGCGTTCGCCCGTGGGGAGTGGGAGGGGAAAGAAGGCCTTTTGGTGTATGGTGGGAATTCACCAACTAATGATCGACTTGGTGATATTCATTTCTTCACTCCTTATTTGGAAAATGGTAAATGATTGGGGAATAGACATGGGATGTATATATGAGTAATGATGTTGATGTCATGTAAAAAATGGAGTTTGGGTATCTATGTTTGTTTGTAATAAGACACAGACATGACTCTGTGTCTGTGGGAATTAGGTTGTATttcgtttttcttcttttctttggtaatgtaatttttgtttttggctttttggttttgtttttgttttgaaataatcTATGGACTCATGagtatttgtaaattttcttcatTACTTAAGCTACAAGTTTCTTCATGAAAGTGGTTTTAAACTGTTTCTACTCAAACATATCCAAAATTGGTGCCAATGTAATCTCTGTAGAATTCCCAGTTCATCCCACACCGATAGATGTTCAGATTCGCAGTCTTCGGTTAGATTGTAGGGCTTTATAGGTGTTCGTCAATTAAATTATCAGAGTTGTCAATCTAACGTTACatgaaatttgcatccacacaaTATCTTTAATATGTGAATTTCTTCATTGTGCAAATCATTATACACCTTAAGTACTCTTCACAACAATATTCTGTCTGTATTTAAATGGTataacatgcaaaataattgtATAGCACAATACATCTTTACAATTCATTATTCACtggattaaattaaaataaaaacaaaaaataaaattcaatttcCCACAAAACATACCCTTCCCAAACCAATCACATAAGCAAAACCCCaacacaaaaactcaaaataaccGAGACCAATCTCCCACCGTCCAATCCCGCAACTCCATTCTTCTCACTATCAGCCGTCTGATCCGCCGGCGTATCATCCGACGGCGCATCAGCCGGCCCCGCCGCCACCTCCTTCGGCGCGGGAGCCACCGTCGCCTTAAACAGTTCCGTCGGCTGCAAAACCTTGTTCACCTTATAAACCACCAACGGCTCCTGATCAATCACCGTCCCCGTGATCTTCGCCGTCACCACCTGCGTCTCCAAACTTACGACCTCGCCGTCGTTCTGAACCGTGAACTCGAACTTCTTCGCCTTGTCGGTGGCGAGCGTGTTGACGAGACCGTTGTTGGACTTGAGATCCTGGAGGGACTGGTAGACGGGGACACCGTGGTAGAGCAGCAGCGACACCTTCTGGGACGCCGTTAGATTTTTATACTTGGGGAGGAAGGCGTTGACGACGGAGTCCGTCGGGCAGAAGACCGTCAAGCCGCCGTCGATGTTGGTCTCGAAGGTGGAGTCGGCTCCGGCAGCGATGAGCAAGTCGGCGAAGGCTTTGCAGCCTTGCTTTGAGATGATGGCCGTTAGATTCAGCTGGCTTGGTCCGGCAGTTGGCGCCTCGGCTTCAGCAGAAGTTAGTGCCTGAACGTTTCATGTTATATTGTCAACCTATTTTTCTCTCAACTTTTattttaactaattttttttcttctataaaatttagttcaaaagaagagtttaaaatatcaatatacatatacaaatttataaaaatatcgatggaTATATCGATACGGATATTGATTGTCTTCAACGGAATTATGGAAATTTGCAATGAATAAGTATATTAACCCATTCAAATATAATCGAAATTAGACAAaagtttctaaaaaaaaaaaaaaaatcaaaagttcGAAATCTGCAACACGTTATGACAAAATTTATGTAGTGAATCGGTAAATATAATCgatattcattgattttttttatacctcAACGATATAGAATGAAGTTTACATTCCACACATTTTAATAtcaattcttaatttttaaaatattttaataaaaaatatcgaTAACTTCGTAAATATCTTAACCACTAACTTACACAATTTGATTCAATCCTTTTTCTCAAATTAAGTCGTTGATATATGACCGTGTTTAGAAACAAATAGACATTAATGAACTACAAgttgaggggaaaaaaaaaaaacaaacaaacaaacacaaaatattcTAATTTTCAAGGGACatattttctcttttcctttctttttcaaaatcTGATTTTTGTCGGTGGAGTAACATGGCACCTTGCACTCGTATATCTCAACTTTTTTTAGTGATGGCGATAATTTGGACTAATTCTATATACTTATTTATGGGCACTAGCTGTACATGCATGTCCAGTGGACAAAATTAAATGTGTATTATTTTGAACTTTTGTATTTCTTCATATCaaataagaatataaatttcaagaaatggttgaattattattattttttaaatatgaaaaacaatCATATAGTCTAGCCTTTACCATCAGACATTAATTAAGATTGATTTTAAAAGCATCTTTTcggaaaaaaaacattttcaatcaatttaaaagtggaCCCTTTGAGGCTTGACACATTATCTTAGTAGACTATCAAATTAAACTATTGATCAAAAAGACTTATTTAACatcctaattaataaaaatcacaCATTAACccatatatgaaaaataaaattgatactTTTCTTTGACTTTAGGTTTCCCTTGCTAATTATCATAACATTAGGGTTATAGCGTTAATTTggataattataataaaatttcGGGTTAAAATATGCATACCTGACTGATTTGCAAGACAGAGATGTTGTATGGCATCTCCAGCACAGACTTCACATAGAAGGAATTGAGTGTCCCACCATTGTCTTCAGCTCCGAAGCCGACTTTACCGCCCTTGAGGTTGGTTATGTTCACGTACCCAGAGGTCCCGGCCGCCACCCCGGTGGCTTGGAACATGCTGCTAGCCAAGGTGGTGCCATGGGTGAGCTGGTGAAGTTTCTTTGCGCCAAAGTAATCAACAAGGACATGGAGGGAGAGCACATTTTTAATGGTGTATACCGAGAGTCCTTTGGAAATGAGGGATGACATGGCGGCATTGTCGAGGGCGAGGACAGTGATGGTCTGACGGCGGTTGATCTCGGTGGCGAGGTGGGTGAGGCTGAGGTAGTGGTTGAAGGTGGAGAGGGAGGGGTGCTGGTCGAGTATGTGCGTAATGTTGTGCGCTTGGGACGACGAGGataggaggaagaggaagagggcAAAGAGGGCTAGGGTGGCTGTGAGGGCTGGTGGTTTCTGCATCGTGAAAGGTAGAGGAGAATTGAAGGTGGGTTTAGGGGCAAAGAAGGGGAATGAAAAGAAGGAGATGTGTGGTTATATGTGATTAGCATGTAGCGTTGTAGACTT encodes:
- the LOC137708328 gene encoding thiohydroximate-O-sulfate sulfur/sulfate-lyase (nitrile-forming) NSP5-like, giving the protein MSLVQGKWIKLDQKGTGPGARSSHAITLVGQKAYVFGGEFTPRVPVDNKLHVFDLKELTWSVIEGTGDVPPPRVGVTLVAVGEIIYVFGGRDYEHNELNELYSFDTSTNKWTLISSGDTGPPHRSYHSVASNDRHVYIFGGCGVAGRLNDLWAYNVIDQKWIQYPNPGDSLKGRGGPGLLEVQGKIWVVYGFAGEEVDDVHIFDPAQGKWAQVETSGEKPTARSVFSTVAIGKYIIIYGGEVDPSDLGHLGAGKFAAEVYALDTETLLWKRWDDGLGSDHHPGPRGWCAFARGEWEGKEGLLVYGGNSPTNDRLGDIHFFTPYLENGK
- the LOC137708657 gene encoding fasciclin-like arabinogalactan protein 2, which gives rise to MQKPPALTATLALFALFLFLLSSSSQAHNITHILDQHPSLSTFNHYLSLTHLATEINRRQTITVLALDNAAMSSLISKGLSVYTIKNVLSLHVLVDYFGAKKLHQLTHGTTLASSMFQATGVAAGTSGYVNITNLKGGKVGFGAEDNGGTLNSFYVKSVLEMPYNISVLQISQALTSAEAEAPTAGPSQLNLTAIISKQGCKAFADLLIAAGADSTFETNIDGGLTVFCPTDSVVNAFLPKYKNLTASQKVSLLLYHGVPVYQSLQDLKSNNGLVNTLATDKAKKFEFTVQNDGEVVSLETQVVTAKITGTVIDQEPLVVYKVNKVLQPTELFKATVAPAPKEVAAGPADAPSDDTPADQTADSEKNGVAGLDGGRLVSVILSFCVGVLLM